A genomic segment from Nicotiana sylvestris chromosome 1, ASM39365v2, whole genome shotgun sequence encodes:
- the LOC104241789 gene encoding LEC14B homolog: MSRSRRLLDACESARGDGILNIDQRVDEGTSCLDHEIAQLTKIRSDPHGRMRQLLPGKRKAPFSPVNMLAAREGNYSGRGRFSSADCCHLLSRYLPTNGPSVVDQMRSCAYVSQFSADGSLFVAGFQESHIRIYNVDRGWKIQKDIGARSLRWTITDTSLSPDQRFLVYSSISPIVHIVDVGSGMKQSVANVTEIHEGLEFSSPTDDYDDYSFGIFSVKFSTDGRELVAGSSDNSIYVYDLEARRPSLQIPAHKSDVNAVCFADETGHLIYSGSDDSLCKVWDRRCFGTRGQAAGVLIGHLEGITYIDTRGDGRYLISNGKDQAIKLWDIRKMPSNINYSPRPRSYDWDYRWMDYPEHVRNKRNPRDLSLATYKGHKVLRTLIRCYFSPAHSTGQKFIYTGSADSSVYIYDVVSGAQVAKLDYHQEPVRDCNWHPYYPMLVSSGWDGIIANWEFPGNGASSLPVKPRARRWRRS; encoded by the exons ATGAGCAGGTCTAGGAGGTTATTGGATGCTTGTGAAAGTGCAAGGGGAGATGGGATACTAAatattgatcaaagagttgatgaGGGAACAAGTTGTCTTGATCATGAAATTGCACAACTCACAAAGATTAGGTCAGACCCACACGGGCGAATGCGACAGCTGCTTCCTGGCAAGAGAAAAGCACCATTTTCACCTGTTAATATGTTGGCTGCCAGGGAAGGGAATTATAGTGGTAGAGGAAGATTTTCATCAGCAGACTGTTGTCATCTTTTGAGCCGGTATCTTCCAACAAATGGTCCTTCTGTAGTTGATCAAATGAGGAGCTGTGCTTATGTTTCACAGTTTTCAGCGGATGGTTCTCTTTTTGTCGCGGGATTTCAG GAAAGTCATATTAGGATATATAATGTAGATCGAGGCTGGAAAATCCAAAAGGATATTGGAGCAAGAAGTTTACGATGGACAATCACCGATACGTCGCTTTCACCAGACCAGCGTTTTCTT GTTTATTCCAGTATTTCACCCATTGTCCATATTGTTGATGTTGGATCTGGTATGAAACAGTCTGTTGCAAATGTTACG GAAATTCATGAAGGCTTAGAATTTTCTTCCCCTACCGATGATTATGACGATTATTCATTTGGAATATTCTCTGTGAAATTTTCTACTGATGGGCGAGAACTTGTTGCTGGCAGCAGCGACAATTCAATATATGTTTATGATCTTGAAGCAAGAAGGCCAAGTCTTCAAATTCCAGCTCATAAG TCTGATGTTAATGCTGTATGTTTTGCTGATGAAACTGGACACCTCATATATTCTGGAAGCGATGATAGCTTGTGTAAG GTTTGGGACAGGCGTTGCTTTGGAACTAGAGGGCAAGCAGCTGGAGTTCTCATTGGACATCTAGAAGGCATTACATATATTGACACGCGTGGAGATGGCCGGTATCTTATCTCAAATGGGAAAGATCAGGCTATCAAACTCTGGGATATAAGGAAAATGCCTTCTAACATTAATTA CTCCCCAAGGCCTAGAAGTTATGACTGGGATTACAGATGGATGGATTACCCGGAACATGTTAGAAACAAGAGAAACCCACGTGACCTGTCATTGGCTACTTATAAAGGCCACAAAGTCTTGCGCACTCTTATACGCTGTTATTTCTCTCCTGCACATAG CACTGGGCAAAAGTTCATCTACACTGGATCAGCCGATTCATCTGTTTATATTTATGATGTG GTGAGTGGAGCTCAGGTTGCTAAACTTGATTACCATCAGGAACCAGTGAGAGATTGCAATTGGCACCCTTACTACCCCATGCTCGTTAGCTCTGGGTGGGACGGTATCATTGCTAACTGGGAATTTCCTGGTAATGGTGCAAGCTCATTGCCAGTGAAGCCGCGGGCCAGACGGTGGAGGCGATCTTAA